The nucleotide sequence CTTCAGCAGAGAACGTAAAGATCAATTTCCAGGGTAATCTTAAGTAATCCCGGGATATAAACTTATTCCTTTGTTGTTAAAAATAAGCCGGCAGTTTCTTAGAGGCTGCCGGCTTCTGGCATAGACAAAAGTTTTTATATAATTTATCTGGAAGGAGAATTTCAGCATGGAAGACAACTACACCATAGAGATGCTGAATATAACAAAAAGATTCCCCGGAATCGTAGCCAATGATAATATAACGTTACAGTTAAAAAAAGGTGAGATTCTTGCATTACTTGGAGAGAATGGAGCTGGAAAATCCACGCTCATGAGTGTTCTTTTCGGACTTTATCAGCCCGAAGAGGGTGTTATTAAAAAAGATGGCAAGGTAGTTAAGATCAATGATCCCAATGATGCAAATGCTTTGGGTATTGGAATGGTGCATCAGCATTTCATGCTGGTACAATGCTTTTCTGTTCTTGATAATATCATTCTTGGTGTTGAATCTACTAAAAACGGAATACTTCAGAAAGCCGAAGCCAGAAAAAAAGTAATGGCACTTTCTGAAAAATTCGGACTCAAGGTAGATCCTGATGCATTAGTAGAAGATATTACTGTTGGTATGCAGCAAAGAACAGAAATCTTAAAAATGCTTTACAGGGAAAATGATATACTTATATTTGATGAGCCGACAGCAGTACTTACGCCGGCTGAAATTGATGATCTTATGAAAATAATGAAGAATCTTGCCAAAGAGGGCAAATCGATTCTTTTTATATCTCATAAATTAAATGAAATCATGGAAGTGGCCGACAGATGTACGGTTCTTCGAAGAGGTAAATATATTGGCACGGTTAATATTTCAGAAACTTCCCCAGCTGAATTAAGCCGTATGATGGTTGGACATGATGTTCAGCTTGTTGTTGATAAGAAGGAAGCAACTCCGGGAGATGTTGTACTTCATGTTGAAAATATGACAGTTCCTTCTAAACTGCATAAAAATAATGCAGTTAAAAATGTTTCCTTTGATGTAAGAAAGGGTGAGATCGTCTGTATAGCCGGTATTGATGGCAATGGACAGACAGAGCTTGCAGAAGGTATTTCAGGACTTGAAAACCTCAGCGAGGGAAGGATCAGCCTTTGTGGTAAAGATATTACAAACAGTTCTATCAGGGAAAAAACTTTATCCGGAATAAGCCATATCCCGGGAGACAGGCATAAACATGGACTTGTACTTGATTATCCCTTAGATTATAACATTGTTCTTCAAAGATATTTTGAGGATAATTTCTCAAATAAGGCCGGATTTCTTAAAAAGGATGCTATTAGAAAATACTCTGACAGACTTATAGATGAATATGATATCAGATCTGGTCAGGGTTCTATAACAACTGTACGAAGCATGTCCGGAGGAAATCAGCAGAAAGCTGTAATTGCCCGCGAAATGGATAGAGATCATGAGCTATTGATCGCAGTTCAGCCTACAAGAGGTGTTGACGTTGGTGCGATAGAGTCCATTCATAAGCAGCTTATTGCTGAAAGGGATGCCGGAAAGGCTATTTTGCTTATATCACTCGAACTTGAAGAGGTCTTAAGTGTGCCTGACAGGATTCTCGTTATGTATGAGGGTGAAAT is from Lachnospiraceae bacterium C1.1 and encodes:
- a CDS encoding ABC transporter ATP-binding protein, with protein sequence MEDNYTIEMLNITKRFPGIVANDNITLQLKKGEILALLGENGAGKSTLMSVLFGLYQPEEGVIKKDGKVVKINDPNDANALGIGMVHQHFMLVQCFSVLDNIILGVESTKNGILQKAEARKKVMALSEKFGLKVDPDALVEDITVGMQQRTEILKMLYRENDILIFDEPTAVLTPAEIDDLMKIMKNLAKEGKSILFISHKLNEIMEVADRCTVLRRGKYIGTVNISETSPAELSRMMVGHDVQLVVDKKEATPGDVVLHVENMTVPSKLHKNNAVKNVSFDVRKGEIVCIAGIDGNGQTELAEGISGLENLSEGRISLCGKDITNSSIREKTLSGISHIPGDRHKHGLVLDYPLDYNIVLQRYFEDNFSNKAGFLKKDAIRKYSDRLIDEYDIRSGQGSITTVRSMSGGNQQKAVIAREMDRDHELLIAVQPTRGVDVGAIESIHKQLIAERDAGKAILLISLELEEVLSVPDRILVMYEGEIVGEFNPKETNREELGLYMAGAKRKERS